The Dethiosulfovibrio peptidovorans DSM 11002 genome has a window encoding:
- a CDS encoding MurR/RpiR family transcriptional regulator → MEAQQLQDLLRSHLDNMPTKARRVVEYLLTHMREAAFISIGDVADRLEVSKAQMVRVARVLGFEGYADLKEALKEAVLEQVNPAARLNRVMNDENDLPDKIHQMEHANLDDTWNQLSQDKITLFCDIVKKAQNIYCTGWGISSMVAESMFSRFREMALNGILMKRGSLTLIEQARGIKPEDMVIACDLPGYAIQVTESVERAKKNGAAIVSITDSPAAPICRFADLSFYVSDNSPTFGSSLIGPIFLVHVLTSILSISLGEKAQEALEDQAQCLHDERIYHPVFGLRY, encoded by the coding sequence TTGGAGGCTCAACAGTTACAGGACCTATTGAGGTCCCATCTTGACAACATGCCTACAAAGGCACGAAGGGTAGTGGAATACCTCTTGACCCACATGAGGGAGGCGGCTTTCATATCTATAGGAGACGTGGCTGACCGTCTGGAGGTCTCAAAGGCCCAGATGGTGAGGGTAGCCAGGGTCTTGGGGTTCGAGGGATACGCGGATCTGAAAGAAGCGCTAAAAGAAGCCGTTTTGGAGCAGGTAAATCCGGCAGCGAGGCTGAATCGGGTGATGAACGATGAGAACGACCTTCCCGATAAAATCCACCAAATGGAACACGCTAATTTAGACGACACGTGGAATCAGCTCTCTCAGGACAAGATAACCCTCTTCTGCGACATCGTCAAAAAAGCACAAAATATATACTGCACCGGCTGGGGGATCTCGTCCATGGTGGCCGAGTCCATGTTCTCCAGATTCAGGGAGATGGCTCTAAACGGGATCCTGATGAAGAGGGGATCCTTGACCCTTATAGAACAGGCTAGGGGAATAAAACCGGAGGACATGGTGATAGCCTGCGACCTTCCAGGCTATGCCATTCAGGTAACCGAATCGGTAGAGAGGGCGAAGAAAAACGGGGCCGCCATCGTCTCCATAACCGACAGCCCCGCAGCCCCTATATGTAGATTCGCCGATCTATCTTTCTACGTCAGCGACAACAGCCCTACATTCGGAAGCAGCCTGATCGGGCCGATCTTCCTGGTACACGTCCTGACGTCAATCTTATCTATCAGTTTAGGCGAAAAAGCCCAGGAGGCTCTGGAAGACCAGGCACAGTGTCTGCACGACGAGAGGATATACCACCCGGTATTCGGCCTTCGTTACTGA
- a CDS encoding helix-turn-helix domain-containing protein: MHTTLTWQRGTRKERSKIRSTGLRIKLLRESLGMTQLELAEKADISRTYVQALEGNRKTPSVKLLGKLGDILKVDPGSLIPSGDHLKGKRIYLEEIFDRNSGAEYWYKNRRITEEEVEKIEKVISALLD, from the coding sequence ATGCATACAACTCTTACATGGCAGAGGGGAACCAGGAAGGAGAGATCCAAGATTAGAAGCACCGGGCTCAGGATAAAGCTGCTCAGGGAAAGTCTCGGAATGACCCAGTTGGAGCTGGCTGAAAAAGCCGACATAAGCAGAACCTACGTTCAAGCTCTCGAGGGCAACAGAAAGACCCCCTCGGTAAAATTGCTCGGGAAACTAGGCGACATACTGAAGGTGGACCCGGGTTCGCTAATCCCCTCAGGAGATCACTTGAAAGGGAAAAGGATCTACCTGGAGGAGATCTTCGACCGGAACTCGGGCGCAGAATACTGGTATAAAAACAGACGTATTACCGAAGAAGAGGTTGAAAAGATAGAGAAAGTGATATCGGCACTGTTGGATTGA
- a CDS encoding TenA family protein yields MVALSTVLFDENMDIALACLDHPFIRELKTGSLKLETFQGYLSQDSFYLKAYAKAFAFGISKSQDEETMEVFVSLLNGVFEELKLHGAYSKKWGFPLNCPPSKATSNYVDFLLRVAATEGIGDIAAATLPCDALYLFLGTELKRGDHSKSRYMEWIDTYSSESFRILTNTLAELVDRHGTDPERARRHYRRAMKLEYDFFDDAYNSYMAEGNQEGEIQD; encoded by the coding sequence ATGGTCGCATTATCAACGGTCCTTTTTGACGAAAACATGGACATAGCTCTAGCCTGTCTGGATCATCCTTTCATACGGGAACTCAAAACGGGATCTCTAAAACTGGAGACCTTCCAAGGTTACCTCTCCCAGGATTCCTTCTATCTCAAGGCATACGCAAAGGCGTTCGCCTTCGGAATATCCAAAAGCCAAGACGAAGAGACCATGGAGGTATTCGTCTCCCTCCTCAACGGAGTCTTCGAGGAATTGAAGCTCCATGGAGCCTACTCAAAAAAATGGGGATTCCCCCTAAACTGCCCTCCCTCCAAAGCTACGTCCAACTACGTCGATTTCCTGCTGAGGGTAGCGGCCACGGAAGGGATCGGAGACATAGCAGCGGCTACACTTCCCTGCGATGCGTTGTACCTTTTTCTAGGAACCGAGCTGAAGCGAGGGGACCATTCCAAATCACGCTATATGGAATGGATCGACACCTACTCCTCCGAATCGTTCAGGATCCTGACGAATACCCTGGCGGAACTGGTCGACCGCCACGGAACGGATCCCGAGAGAGCACGGCGTCATTACAGAAGAGCCATGAAACTGGAATATGACTTCTTCGACGATGCATACAACTCTTACATGGCAGAGGGGAACCAGGAAGGAGAGATCCAAGATTAG
- a CDS encoding LysR family transcriptional regulator, with product MDFRELETFIAIVEKGSISAAAAALGVSQPAVSKRVARLEKEMGATLFAKGHKHSSLTSEGSVFYKSALRMLDCRKKTKLQIAEISEELYGSVTISASSIPGDYILPTFLVEFIERHPGVDVKVRVGDSQTALEDLSLRKADLAIVGTDRSLPGFSSVPFLNDELVLVVGRRHPLATKKSVGLEEIASLKLAGRSSGSGTRQIWERAYKSVEAGSKDIPLQFGHALAVVNAVASGAEAGVVSRVAAESNPDVAVIAFEPPVRRPFYMVYGLCETKAVESLVSFLMEKAESREV from the coding sequence ATGGATTTTAGAGAATTGGAGACTTTTATAGCTATAGTGGAAAAAGGCAGCATCTCCGCTGCGGCTGCCGCCCTAGGCGTCTCCCAGCCTGCGGTCAGTAAGAGAGTCGCCAGGCTCGAAAAAGAGATGGGAGCGACGCTGTTTGCCAAGGGGCATAAACATTCGAGCCTGACTTCTGAGGGGTCGGTTTTCTACAAGTCCGCTTTGAGGATGCTGGACTGTCGAAAAAAGACGAAGCTTCAGATAGCTGAGATCTCCGAGGAGCTTTACGGCTCGGTCACAATAAGCGCCAGCTCTATTCCCGGAGATTACATCCTCCCCACTTTTCTCGTGGAGTTTATCGAACGTCATCCGGGGGTGGATGTGAAGGTCAGAGTCGGAGATTCTCAGACGGCTTTAGAGGATCTGTCGTTACGCAAGGCCGATCTGGCCATTGTCGGCACCGATCGCTCTTTGCCCGGATTTTCCAGCGTTCCTTTCCTGAATGACGAGCTTGTGCTGGTGGTGGGAAGAAGACATCCTCTTGCTACGAAAAAGAGCGTCGGACTGGAGGAAATTGCTTCGTTGAAGTTGGCTGGCAGGAGTTCTGGATCGGGAACCAGACAGATATGGGAGAGAGCCTACAAATCCGTAGAGGCTGGATCGAAGGATATTCCTCTGCAATTCGGTCACGCTTTAGCCGTGGTCAACGCAGTGGCCAGCGGCGCCGAAGCTGGCGTGGTATCCCGGGTGGCGGCGGAATCCAACCCGGACGTGGCTGTGATAGCTTTCGAACCTCCGGTCAGGAGGCCTTTCTACATGGTCTACGGCCTGTGCGAGACCAAGGCGGTGGAGTCTTTGGTGTCCTTCCTTATGGAAAAAGCGGAGAGCAGGGAGGTCTGA
- a CDS encoding YbaK/EbsC family protein has product MENEAVKKVRSFLDSKGYDGTIYHTDDTIFTVEDASRAVGAPPEEILKSLVFMVSGDPVLVLMSGDNRVDPKRIASVMGTANSKVKMAQPDYVYSNFGYKVGGVPPVGYRPSLPALVDEELSRFDVVWAAAGTDHDFFPISPELLLEYTEGRMVSLKK; this is encoded by the coding sequence ATGGAAAACGAAGCGGTGAAAAAGGTAAGATCTTTTCTGGATTCCAAGGGCTACGACGGAACGATCTATCATACCGACGACACCATATTTACTGTGGAGGACGCCTCCAGGGCAGTAGGGGCTCCTCCAGAGGAGATATTGAAGAGCCTCGTTTTCATGGTGAGCGGCGATCCTGTTTTGGTGCTGATGTCCGGTGATAACAGGGTCGATCCCAAGAGGATTGCCTCGGTCATGGGAACAGCTAACTCGAAGGTTAAGATGGCTCAGCCGGATTACGTTTATTCCAATTTCGGCTATAAGGTGGGAGGCGTGCCTCCTGTGGGGTATCGGCCGTCTCTTCCTGCCCTGGTGGACGAGGAACTTAGTAGATTTGACGTAGTCTGGGCTGCTGCCGGTACTGATCACGACTTCTTTCCCATCTCGCCTGAGCTCCTGTTGGAATATACGGAGGGGCGAATGGTATCCTTGAAAAAATAG
- a CDS encoding PPC domain-containing DNA-binding protein, which produces MQYCGTEELLALHIEDGENLHGCIVTACQGSNVDSAVVISGLGMISSVTFGWFTGKEYLKKNYDGTMELISLSGDISFRRDGMYPHLHGVFSSPDHQVIGGHIMEAIAMRNIELFLKPIYSQHFNRRDINAFEALIPERRS; this is translated from the coding sequence ATGCAGTATTGTGGAACGGAGGAACTCCTGGCGCTTCACATAGAGGACGGAGAAAACCTTCACGGTTGTATCGTCACGGCCTGCCAGGGAAGCAACGTAGACTCCGCCGTAGTTATTTCCGGGCTAGGAATGATCTCATCCGTGACCTTCGGATGGTTTACCGGAAAAGAATATCTCAAGAAAAATTACGACGGGACGATGGAGCTAATCTCTCTCTCGGGAGACATAAGCTTCAGGAGAGACGGAATGTATCCCCACCTCCACGGAGTCTTCAGTTCCCCGGATCATCAGGTAATAGGCGGTCACATCATGGAGGCAATCGCCATGAGAAACATCGAGCTATTTCTGAAACCGATATACTCCCAGCACTTCAACAGAAGGGATATAAACGCTTTCGAGGCGCTTATCCCGGAAAGAAGAAGCTGA
- a CDS encoding sulfite exporter TauE/SafE family protein — protein MSSYLSLVAVFLVGVAAGFLNVTAGGGSLLSLPMLVFTGLSLPMANATNRISIFFQNTVATTRFYRSGVLSVREALSLAVPATIGSVVGTSLAIELNPKVLQISISILISVMAFLLMFKPSMWEKERSRDVPKPALFLLFFGIGVYGGFVQAGVGFIFLWALSGFVGHDLVRSNALKVAVILCYTSISVAMFAAKGLLDLKVGLVLACGSMLGGYLGARFAVSKGSRWIRWMVAGAVIVSAFKMMFQALSA, from the coding sequence ATGTCTTCTTATCTCAGCCTTGTAGCGGTGTTCTTGGTGGGAGTAGCGGCGGGATTCTTGAACGTCACGGCGGGAGGGGGAAGCCTGCTGAGCCTTCCTATGCTGGTTTTTACGGGGCTTTCTCTTCCTATGGCCAACGCGACCAACCGTATCTCCATATTTTTCCAGAACACTGTGGCAACCACGAGGTTTTACCGGTCGGGGGTCCTCTCCGTCCGAGAGGCGCTGTCTTTGGCTGTTCCTGCTACGATAGGATCTGTGGTCGGCACATCTTTGGCTATAGAGTTAAATCCTAAAGTCCTTCAGATATCCATATCGATTTTGATATCCGTGATGGCTTTTCTTCTTATGTTCAAGCCGTCTATGTGGGAAAAGGAGAGGAGCAGGGATGTTCCCAAGCCTGCTTTGTTTCTCCTCTTTTTCGGAATAGGGGTTTACGGCGGGTTCGTTCAGGCCGGAGTGGGGTTTATCTTCCTTTGGGCTCTTTCCGGGTTTGTCGGCCATGATCTTGTTCGATCAAACGCCCTCAAGGTTGCGGTTATCCTGTGCTATACGTCCATCAGCGTGGCTATGTTTGCAGCGAAGGGATTGCTGGACCTTAAGGTCGGTCTGGTTCTTGCCTGTGGCTCCATGCTAGGCGGGTATTTAGGGGCCCGTTTTGCCGTGTCCAAGGGTAGTCGGTGGATTCGATGGATGGTTGCCGGTGCTGTTATCGTAAGCGCCTTCAAGATGATGTTTCAGGCCCTTTCCGCTTGA
- a CDS encoding asparaginase: MPNRGKIALVMAGGEIGMRYSERKNGHTPEVTAEEMLQWLPPEIAEEIHLVDWSHQASSHYSIRMTSDLMDILNKLVIDGIQGIVITCGTDTIEEMAYLADLMWAYPQPVIFTGATYPSDVIGTDSSVNLYQALLSARSQACWGAGVLVCIQDCIFAASEITQESNYRRSGFVALDRGPVGEIIGEDVMLRRAPKRGKIIEGVTPAKGVELIQASLGGGERLLAALTMSSDNLPDGVVLAAFGNGNIFPGWIPSVKALVRSSVPVLLTSRCSAGRVVNRYCFEGSASRLFDMGVLNGGDLSPEKARLKLSVAIGAGLSGPELQDYIFCQR; encoded by the coding sequence TTGCCTAATCGGGGTAAAATAGCGTTGGTTATGGCCGGAGGAGAGATCGGAATGCGTTACTCCGAGCGCAAAAATGGCCATACCCCGGAGGTCACGGCTGAGGAAATGCTCCAATGGCTGCCTCCCGAGATAGCAGAGGAAATCCATCTGGTAGATTGGAGTCACCAGGCCAGCAGCCATTATTCCATACGTATGACCTCCGACCTGATGGATATACTGAACAAGCTAGTGATAGACGGAATACAGGGAATCGTCATCACCTGCGGCACAGACACCATTGAGGAAATGGCTTACTTGGCCGATCTTATGTGGGCCTATCCACAACCGGTTATATTCACCGGCGCGACCTATCCATCGGATGTAATAGGGACGGACTCCTCTGTAAATCTATACCAAGCGCTCCTATCCGCCAGATCTCAGGCCTGTTGGGGGGCTGGGGTCCTGGTGTGTATACAAGACTGCATCTTCGCCGCCTCCGAGATTACCCAGGAGAGCAACTACAGGAGAAGCGGATTCGTCGCTTTGGACAGGGGACCGGTTGGAGAGATTATCGGCGAGGACGTGATGCTCCGGAGAGCGCCGAAGAGAGGAAAGATAATCGAAGGCGTAACACCGGCGAAAGGAGTCGAGCTGATTCAGGCGTCTCTGGGGGGTGGAGAGCGTCTGTTGGCAGCCTTGACCATGTCTTCCGACAACCTCCCCGACGGGGTCGTTTTGGCCGCTTTCGGGAACGGAAATATATTCCCCGGCTGGATTCCCTCCGTCAAGGCGCTGGTAAGATCATCGGTCCCGGTTCTGCTTACCTCAAGATGTTCGGCCGGCAGAGTCGTAAATCGATACTGTTTCGAGGGGTCCGCCAGTCGGCTCTTCGATATGGGGGTATTGAACGGAGGAGATCTGTCTCCTGAAAAAGCTCGTCTGAAACTTTCGGTGGCCATAGGAGCAGGTCTTTCCGGACCGGAGTTACAGGATTACATATTCTGTCAAAGATGA
- a CDS encoding lactate utilization protein → MSEKRASAFDDTRREWKHRLGATIVKALEGRGYGAAYVSTKEEALKAVLKLIPEGASVGVPGTVTIREIGALEALEKKGHTVHHHWDPSLTAEGKKQRLKDELSSDVFLTSTNAMTIDGKMVNIDGTGNRLAGMCWTGGKIIYVVGINKVCHDVESAMQRVRDVATPMNAIRLGLDVPCAKLGYHVGCPVPKTVCRALLIMENPTMGRESHVILVGEDLGY, encoded by the coding sequence ATGAGCGAAAAACGGGCATCCGCTTTCGACGACACCCGAAGAGAGTGGAAACATCGTCTGGGAGCTACGATCGTTAAGGCTCTGGAGGGACGCGGCTATGGAGCCGCATACGTAAGCACCAAAGAAGAAGCACTGAAAGCGGTGCTAAAACTCATCCCCGAGGGCGCATCCGTAGGGGTGCCTGGTACCGTAACCATAAGAGAGATCGGAGCCCTTGAGGCCTTGGAGAAAAAAGGACACACGGTACACCATCACTGGGATCCTTCTCTGACCGCCGAGGGAAAAAAGCAGAGACTCAAGGACGAGCTCTCGAGCGATGTATTTCTTACAAGCACGAACGCCATGACCATAGACGGGAAGATGGTGAACATCGACGGCACCGGCAACAGGCTGGCTGGCATGTGCTGGACCGGAGGAAAAATAATCTACGTCGTGGGGATAAACAAGGTCTGCCACGACGTTGAGTCGGCCATGCAAAGGGTAAGGGACGTAGCCACTCCAATGAACGCCATCAGACTCGGCTTAGATGTTCCCTGTGCCAAGCTGGGATATCACGTAGGTTGTCCCGTTCCCAAGACGGTATGTAGGGCCCTACTGATAATGGAAAACCCGACCATGGGACGGGAATCCCACGTCATCCTGGTAGGCGAAGACCTTGGGTACTAG
- a CDS encoding sigma factor-like helix-turn-helix DNA-binding protein, with translation MDANKLDRRFYIAGLYDLYGPVLTEKQRRIYEMHDLQDLSLSEISDELGISRQGISDQLQRARDRLDELENLLGFFERSAAWDGVYADVLRLVDLERDRLPSDFISEIRAILSEVD, from the coding sequence GTGGATGCCAATAAGCTTGACAGGAGATTCTACATAGCAGGTCTTTACGACCTTTACGGCCCGGTTCTCACCGAAAAACAGAGGCGGATATACGAGATGCACGATCTTCAGGATCTGTCTCTCTCGGAGATCTCCGACGAGCTGGGAATAAGTCGTCAGGGGATATCGGATCAGCTACAGAGGGCTAGAGACCGTCTGGACGAGCTGGAGAATCTCCTGGGATTTTTCGAAAGATCGGCGGCTTGGGATGGAGTCTACGCCGATGTGTTAAGGTTGGTCGATTTGGAAAGGGACCGTCTTCCCTCGGATTTCATCTCCGAAATTAGGGCGATCCTCTCCGAAGTTGATTAG
- the ffh gene encoding signal recognition particle protein has product MFDALKERLDGVFGKLKGKGKLTEGDVQEALREVRRALLEADVNYKVVKGLVENIRRRAMERSVLDSITPGQQVVAVVYEELMDLMGSEPKPLTISPKPPTLMMMVGLQGGGKTTSTVKLAKRLSKGHKPLVVACDLRRPAAVDQLRVLAESAGVGFYGPEKGESDVLNVIDGALRYARDRLMDVILFDTAGRLTVDDEMMAELDAMKARIAPHEILLVVDAMTGQEAVSVSEAFHSRMDLTGVVLSKVDGDARGGAALAVLATTGVPIKFAGVGEGIDALEVFDAKRMAERIMGMGDVVGLVEKIEQATSEEDVKRLSSSLKKNKLDFNDLLAQFEQIEKMGPLDKVMEMIPGADKIKELKDGEMDPRRIARMKAIIQSMTPEERRSPAVIKGSRRRRIAQGSGTTVQMVNQLLKQQSQMNDLWKKMGKGKGRKKFQMPKLKGFGGLFN; this is encoded by the coding sequence GTGTTCGACGCCCTGAAGGAAAGGCTTGACGGCGTTTTTGGTAAACTCAAGGGAAAAGGTAAGCTGACCGAGGGAGACGTACAGGAAGCCCTTCGGGAAGTTCGTAGAGCCCTCCTGGAGGCGGACGTCAACTATAAGGTCGTCAAGGGACTGGTCGAGAATATCCGTCGAAGAGCGATGGAGAGGTCCGTCCTGGATTCCATTACCCCGGGACAGCAGGTCGTAGCTGTTGTCTACGAGGAACTGATGGATCTCATGGGCTCCGAGCCCAAGCCTTTGACCATATCGCCTAAACCTCCGACCCTGATGATGATGGTGGGACTTCAAGGTGGAGGTAAGACCACCAGCACCGTGAAGTTGGCCAAACGGTTGAGTAAGGGACATAAACCACTTGTCGTGGCATGTGACCTTCGGCGACCCGCTGCGGTCGATCAGCTCAGGGTCCTAGCCGAGTCCGCCGGAGTAGGATTTTATGGTCCAGAAAAAGGGGAGTCGGACGTCCTCAACGTGATAGACGGAGCGTTGCGTTACGCCAGAGATAGATTGATGGACGTTATTCTCTTCGATACCGCCGGTCGTCTGACAGTGGACGATGAGATGATGGCAGAGCTGGATGCCATGAAGGCCAGGATAGCCCCTCATGAAATTCTTCTGGTCGTGGATGCCATGACCGGGCAGGAGGCCGTCTCGGTATCGGAGGCTTTCCACAGTAGGATGGACCTTACCGGAGTAGTTCTCAGCAAGGTCGACGGTGACGCAAGAGGAGGGGCGGCTTTGGCCGTTCTTGCTACTACCGGAGTGCCCATCAAGTTCGCCGGTGTCGGAGAGGGAATAGATGCCCTGGAGGTCTTCGACGCCAAACGTATGGCGGAGCGCATAATGGGCATGGGAGACGTCGTAGGGTTGGTGGAGAAGATAGAGCAGGCCACCAGCGAGGAGGACGTAAAGAGACTTTCCTCGTCTCTCAAGAAGAACAAACTGGACTTCAACGATCTTTTGGCTCAATTCGAGCAGATCGAGAAGATGGGCCCCCTGGATAAAGTTATGGAGATGATTCCGGGAGCCGACAAGATAAAGGAATTGAAGGACGGGGAGATGGATCCCCGTAGGATCGCCAGGATGAAGGCCATAATCCAATCCATGACGCCGGAGGAACGGAGAAGCCCTGCGGTGATCAAGGGAAGCCGCAGGCGAAGGATAGCCCAGGGATCGGGAACTACCGTTCAGATGGTGAACCAGCTTTTGAAGCAACAGAGCCAGATGAACGATCTCTGGAAAAAAATGGGTAAGGGGAAGGGACGAAAGAAGTTTCAGATGCCGAAGCTCAAGGGATTCGGCGGTCTCTTCAACTAA
- the rpsP gene encoding 30S ribosomal protein S16, translated as MAVRIRLARHGRKKAPFYRLVVADSRSPRDGRFIEQLGTYNPMTDPSEITVDSDKAVKWLQQGAIPSDTARGLLKKTGVWEKFVESKGKAE; from the coding sequence ATGGCAGTACGTATTCGTCTCGCCCGTCACGGGCGTAAAAAGGCTCCTTTCTATCGTTTGGTGGTAGCGGACTCCAGAAGTCCCAGAGACGGTCGTTTCATCGAGCAGCTTGGTACCTACAATCCTATGACCGACCCCTCGGAGATAACCGTCGACAGCGACAAGGCGGTCAAATGGCTTCAGCAGGGAGCTATCCCTTCCGATACGGCCAGAGGGCTTCTCAAGAAGACTGGAGTTTGGGAGAAGTTCGTCGAGAGCAAAGGTAAGGCTGAGTAG
- a CDS encoding KH domain-containing protein encodes MPDYGALVEYVARALVTKPEMVQVSSQPVEDGTVKVLVDVDSDDIGRMIGRRGATINAIRQVVRAAAVKSGERVDVDVRED; translated from the coding sequence GTGCCTGATTACGGTGCCCTGGTCGAGTATGTAGCTCGGGCCTTGGTCACGAAACCCGAGATGGTTCAGGTGTCATCTCAGCCGGTGGAGGATGGCACCGTGAAGGTTCTGGTGGATGTCGATTCCGACGATATAGGTCGCATGATCGGTCGTCGGGGGGCTACCATCAACGCTATTCGTCAGGTAGTACGGGCCGCTGCCGTCAAGTCCGGCGAGCGGGTCGACGTGGACGTTAGGGAGGATTAA
- the rimM gene encoding ribosome maturation factor RimM (Essential for efficient processing of 16S rRNA): MKGDDLVEVGKVIAPHGVKGEFKVFPLTDFPDRFESMDELNLYDGKGRFIKAVPISSVRFRPDKGEVMITSPKICDRDEAESLRGLLIKVSKDQRRDLPEGEYWIDDLIGLSVIDEGSGETIGTLCDVMVTGGSDVYTVKRPDGRNMMIPAVGEYVSSVDIASGVLKVKNIEGLRDL; this comes from the coding sequence GTGAAGGGCGACGACCTCGTTGAAGTGGGAAAAGTAATAGCTCCTCACGGGGTCAAGGGTGAGTTTAAAGTTTTCCCTCTGACCGACTTTCCCGATCGTTTCGAATCCATGGACGAGTTGAATCTGTACGACGGCAAGGGGCGATTCATCAAGGCCGTCCCTATCTCCTCAGTTAGATTCAGACCGGATAAGGGCGAGGTTATGATAACCTCCCCGAAAATATGCGATAGAGACGAGGCTGAATCTCTGAGAGGTCTGTTGATAAAGGTATCCAAAGACCAACGCAGGGATCTGCCTGAAGGCGAGTACTGGATAGACGATCTCATCGGTCTATCCGTAATCGACGAAGGATCGGGCGAAACTATCGGTACTCTGTGCGATGTCATGGTGACCGGGGGATCGGACGTCTATACGGTTAAACGCCCGGATGGACGAAACATGATGATTCCCGCCGTAGGAGAGTACGTCTCTTCCGTGGATATCGCTTCTGGGGTGCTCAAGGTAAAGAACATCGAGGGCCTTAGAGATCTATGA
- the trmD gene encoding tRNA (guanosine(37)-N1)-methyltransferase TrmD, translating into MKVTVITAFPEFFRAFFETSIVGRAVERGLLEVDVVDLRDYGEGSYSKIDDYSFGGKGGMVLMAEPLALALEGLKGDPYVVYPSPQGVPLTQETVETLFSKGDVVIVCGHYEGIDERFVSSRVDLELSIGDYVLTGGELPAMVIIDAVSRLVPGVVGKGRSVEEDSFFKGMLDTPHFTRPSSWRGQDVPDVLLSGNDGAIEDWRRREAVRRTLERRPDLLSRSGLLGYMDKNAFLMLPLSEVSSPWEIRSIARSCGFYGVSKLLIPVEDRDTRDSVRSLILREDLGALVKLFPSVARALRWVSDKEKAVPYMVGFNGFNSSGLSWLEIKREILKVSRPVIFMAGGDEKDCDVTMRPVAGDDRSRSALPVQNAISVVLDRFFGWR; encoded by the coding sequence ATGAAAGTAACGGTGATAACCGCTTTTCCCGAGTTCTTCCGTGCCTTTTTCGAGACCAGCATCGTCGGTCGCGCCGTCGAGAGAGGTCTCCTCGAAGTTGACGTGGTGGATCTCCGCGATTACGGAGAGGGATCCTACAGCAAGATAGACGATTATTCCTTCGGAGGCAAGGGAGGAATGGTCCTGATGGCCGAGCCTTTAGCCCTGGCTTTGGAAGGGTTGAAAGGTGATCCCTACGTGGTCTATCCCAGTCCCCAGGGGGTTCCTCTTACCCAGGAAACGGTGGAGACCCTGTTTTCCAAGGGGGACGTCGTCATAGTTTGCGGTCATTACGAGGGGATAGACGAGAGGTTCGTTTCGTCCCGGGTCGATCTTGAGCTATCGATAGGTGATTATGTCCTCACAGGAGGGGAATTGCCTGCCATGGTGATAATCGATGCGGTCTCTCGCTTGGTTCCCGGAGTGGTTGGAAAGGGACGATCCGTAGAGGAGGATTCCTTTTTCAAAGGCATGCTAGATACCCCTCATTTCACCAGACCGTCGAGCTGGAGGGGGCAGGACGTCCCAGACGTCCTGCTGTCCGGTAACGATGGGGCTATAGAGGACTGGCGTCGTAGAGAGGCGGTTCGTAGAACCCTCGAGAGACGTCCGGATCTTTTGAGCCGTTCCGGTCTTTTAGGGTATATGGATAAAAATGCGTTCCTCATGCTTCCTTTATCGGAGGTATCGTCTCCTTGGGAAATCCGTTCGATAGCTAGGTCCTGCGGTTTTTACGGTGTCTCCAAATTGCTGATCCCAGTAGAGGACAGGGATACACGGGACTCTGTGCGATCTTTGATCCTGAGAGAGGACCTCGGGGCCCTGGTAAAGCTTTTCCCCTCTGTGGCTAGAGCTTTGCGATGGGTCTCCGATAAGGAGAAGGCAGTTCCCTATATGGTAGGATTCAATGGTTTTAACTCGAGTGGTCTTTCCTGGCTTGAAATCAAAAGGGAGATCCTCAAGGTCTCCAGGCCGGTGATATTCATGGCCGGAGGAGACGAGAAGGATTGCGATGTAACTATGCGTCCTGTCGCGGGAGATGATCGATCTCGATCCGCTCTTCCGGTACAGAACGCCATTTCGGTTGTATTAGATCGCTTCTTCGGATGGCGATAA